The nucleotide window TTTGTACCGCTGATCGTAGATATGGTCGATTCTGTCGTAAGTTATGATCGTTTCGAGGAACCTGCTGAGGAACATCGCCGTTTCATGCTTGGAGTTTTTGACAAAATCGGGTTCTGCGAAGATCATCGCGCAGGCATTTTGAACTTGGATGTATTGCTGGGCAGCTTGATCAGATCATAGTAATATAACGATCCGTAATTCTTTGAATATTCAGTGTTATCCTTCGTTTGACCCAAATGTTCCTCATCCGCTTTTCGGGAGAAGGGACATTTTTTTGTGCCGCTAGGGCGTGTCTGAAAACTCCGAAAGATGCACTTCAGCGAGTTTTGAGACATGCCCTAACCATCGAAATATCCACTTTTTGTGGGTAAATGTTTTTAAATCCGGTCATTTTCGTATATGATGGAGAGTAACAATGCGAAGGGATGACGGGAGACTTTAATGATGCAATCGCTGTATGGAGTATGGCTTGGTGACGTATTTTTTTGTTTTTCCGGTGAAACATCGGAACCACGTGTGGATGCATGGAGCCACGTGGTAAGAAGGTTGAATTTTGGCGACGGGGGTCGTCTGTTTCAGCCTGCCGCTCTGCGTCTTGCGGAGCTGCGCTGGCCGAATCCGCTGAGGAACACGGCTGAAGCCAAGAACACGAAGCGGCGTCAGCTGCTGGGACGCACATTGGAAGGATTGGCAGTCTCGCCCAAGGATGCCTTCAGGCTGCTGCTACAATGGGATGACCGTTTGTTAAATGCAGCTGGAATTCAGGTTGGAGAAGAAATGCGTTACTGGATCAAGGCGGCGCAGTTCACACAGGAGCTGCTGTTGCGGGGAGCAATTGCTCCATCGGCTGAATTCGCAGCAAAGACCGGCGCAAGGCGACGGACCGGACAAGAGACATTGACGGGAGTATGGCGGCCACGCTTGGAGCAGGAGGAGGACATCGAACGATTCCGCGATCTTGCTGAAGCGATGCCTCCCATTGGTTTGGCTGCTCCCGGAGCCTATGCTTCATTGGAACCGGAAACGCGTGAAGAAGCAGGGGCGGCGGTATTATTTTCATTCATGAGTGGAATGATTCATGCTGTAGTGACAAGTGAACTGGAAGGGATGGACAGTGAACTGTCCCGATACCGCACTCCTTATCGACGCGGATCTTCGCCAGTAGCTGAGTTATGGTGGAACAGTCTGATCTCGATGTTCCGTCCTGTAACGGTGCAAGGTCCGACCGACGACATGACAGCATTTATTCATACGTTGCAAGAAGCTGGTGGAACGACGATGCCGATCGTGGGAGCCGAAGAAATGGCGCCTGCTGAAGGCCAATTGAAGCTGGTACTCCGCTTGGAGCCGCCACTGGGCGAACATGAAACGATCTGGGGAATAAGCTTTTGGGTAGACAGTGAGCAGGAAACGAGCCTGAGGTTGCCTGTACGCACCGTCTGGGCACATCCAGAGCGTGATCTAGACCGGGGGAAAGTGTTATATACCTCGGCGGCAGAACAGTTGTTGATGGCACTCGGGCATGCAGCAGAACTGGCACCTGAGCTGGAGACGGCGCTACTCACCGCTCGTCCAGAGGGAATCAAACTGGAGCAGCAGGGTTTCTTTGAATTCCTTACGCATGCCGTTCCGCGTCTGCAAAAAGCCGGGATAACCGTTCTCATGCCTTCCAAATGGAGTCGTGCCGGTAAACGTCGTGCGGGACTGCGTCTGCAGATGTTGAATCGGGGAAATGAGCGGTTGCCTGGAGCTACATCGGCCCTTGGCATGGAACAATTGGTTGCTTTCAAGGCGGAGCCTATGCTGGATGGTAAACCAGTCACGGCCGAGGAACTTGCAGCACTGGCTGAATCCACAGTCCCGTATGTCATGTTCCGCGGTGAATGGATTGAAGTGGATACGAAAGAGATTCGCCAAGTCCTGCGTTATATGAAAAAAGAAGAAGAACAATATATGCCTCTTTCCGAATGGCTGCATCTGGCCGCGGATGAAGGGGAAGATTCCGCATGGAAGGGGCTATCCGTCTTTGGTGCAGAATCTGATGGGTTGCTCGCTTTCCTGCTTGATGGACAGGTGCTTCGCAGCATTGAACCTCGTCAGGTTCCGGCAGAATTGCATGGTGAATTGCGTCCTTATCAGGAACGGGGATACCAATGGTTATCCGCTATGCGTGAGTTGGGCTTTGGCGTATGTCTCGCGGACGATATGGGACTTGGGAAGACCATTCAGGTAATTACCTGTCTGCTGGACCGAAAACATGAGGAACGGCAGGCAGCCGAAGAGGAAGCGCGTGAGAATGACATGCTGAACGAAGCAGATGATTCATTCACGGCGGCTGAGCACACGAATGTGCAACCCGTTCATCTGCCTGCGCTCATTGTGTGTCCAACCTCGTTGCTTGGGAACTGGCAGCGTGAACTGAAACGGTTTGCCCCGGATCTGTCGCTGTACATTCACCATGGCGGACAACGGTTGCACGGGACCGAATTTCAGGCAGAAGCGCAGACGCATGACATTGTACTCACGACCTATCATCTGGCAGGCAGAGATGGGCCAGATCTGGCTTCGCTGCACTGGTCCACCATCGTGCTGGATGAGGCTCAATATATTAAGAACTACCGTACCAAACAAGCGCAAAGTGTGATGCGTCTGTCTACACTTCATCGTATTGCGATGACAGGAACACCAGTAGAGAACCGACTGAGCGAACTCTGGTCCATTTTCCAGTTCCTCAATCCGGGGTATCTGGGCACAGCTTCATCGTTCCGGCAGCGGTATACGGGGCTCGGCCCATCCGAAGAAAATGCAGCATCCTTGCGTGAGCTTCATCGATTGGTATCTCCGTTTATGCTGCGCAGGCTGAAAAGTGATCCGGATATTCGCAAGGATCTGCCAGAGAAGCTTGAACTGAAATCCTATTGTTCTCTAACGCCAGAGCAGACGGTGTTGTATCAACGTGTGGTGGACGATCTCATGGGTGGTTTGGACGGCAGAAACGGTATTGCCCGGAAGGGGATTGTTCTGTCCTCTCTGACCAAGCTCAAGCAGATCTGTGATCATCCGGTGCTGGCGGACAGCAATCGGAAAGACCACGGTAAGGCCGAGGCATCTGGTAAGATGGAACGTTTGCTTGAACTGCTGGATGCCATCCGTGATAACGGGGAATCTGCCCTGATCTTCACGCAGTATGTTGCCATGGGAGATCTGTTAGTGTCGAGGTTGAAACAGCGATACGAGGAAGAACCGTATTTCCTGCATGGCGGTGTATCGAAGTCGCAAAGAGACGATATGGTGGAGACTTTCCAAAAAGGAGAGGGACCGTCCATGTTTGTTCTATCTCTTCGTGCCGGAGGTGTAGGTCTGAATCTGACACGCGCGAGTCACGTGGTCCACTATGATCGGTGGTGGAATCCCGCGGTCGAGAATCAGGCGACGGATCGTGTATTCCGAATTGGGCAGAATCGCAACGTGCAGGTGCACAAGCTGATCTGTCAGGGAACGCTGGAGGAACGGATTGATGAGCTGATTGAGAGCAAGAAGGCACTTTCCGAGCAGGTCGTTGGTTCAGGTGAGAACTGGCTGACCGAGATGTCGGATGATGAGCTGCGTGGCCTGATCTCGCTTCAGGGAGAGACGTGGCTGTGACCTTGAAATATCAGGAGAATATAGATGTTGAGAAAGGGGGATTGTTGTGAGTGAAAAATGGAAGATCGAGCTGCATATGTCCCCCGGTGGATGGACAGCAGAAGTAAATACAGCAGCGGATGCGGACCAGGAAGTTTCCGTTCCGGCTTCCGCTGCTGAGGGCAAGACTGGATCAGCCGCAGGCATGTTCACGGTCACGGGAACGCCAGCGCGACTGAGCGAAGCCCAGCGCGAGGCAGTACTGGCTCAGCTGCGGAAGCGTCCGCTGACGCTGTACGCCCTGCTGCGCGGCGGCTCGGCGCCCGAGGAGCTTGCGGGGCTACTGCCGGCGACGCTCGCGCCCGAGGGCTCGCCAGGCGCAGCAACGGCCAGCGTGGCCGTGGCGTGCACCTGCGGCCGCCTGAGCTGCGCGCATGCGGCAGCCGCTGAGGCCGCCGTAGCCGCGCGCCTCGCGGCTGAGCCGCTGCTGCAGCTGGCGCACGCCGGCCTGCCGCGCGAAGCGCTGCTCGCCGGCGTGCTGGGGGCATGGGCGGAGGAACTCGCCCATGATCCCAGTGGCCCCGGCCGCGCAGCGGAAACGGCTGGCCGCCCGCAGGTGCGGGGCGGCGAAGGCGGCGCAGCCGTCGGCGAGTGGATCGCCGAGGCAGCCGCGGACGGCGCCATGCACCAGCCGGGGCCAGGCTTCGGCGCCGTTGAGGTGCGCCTCGCGCAGCCGGGCAAGCCGCCGGCGTTGCCGGAGCTGACGGCGCTGCTGCCGGGCGTGCCGGCCACTGCAGGGCTGGATCTGATCCGCGAGCGTGTAGCCGCGCGGATGTGGCAGGCTGTCCAGAAGAAGACGGACAGCCCGGCAACCAAATGATGCACCCATTAGAGCGGGGGAGATCTCAGATCACCCCTGCTTGTTTTTATTGCATAATCACTTTTTGAATATTGGATATATGAAGACATATTCCCATTTCACTGCTATTGTGTACAGGCACTGGGATGTTGCTCTAAAAGTCCAAAAAACGATCATACAGGCTGTACAGCGCGTATACGTCCATCCGGATCTCTTCTAAAGGAGGTCTTTACCGGTGGAGCTTCGCTCCCAATTAAGGTATACTGTCGCAGGAAGACTGCGAGCAGACAACTAGACTACATTTATATTATGGCGATAGGAGTTTTTACATGAAATCACGTACAGGAAGACAGCGCCGCATGGCGGTTATGCTGTCCTCATTGATGATATGCGGAGCAATGCTTGCCGCGTGCCAGAATGGCGCAGAAGAGAGCCAGGATCCGAATGGAACAGGCAACACACAACAAGAGTCCGACGGCACAACGGTTCATTTTACGGAGGACAAGGGAACGGACGGCGACAATGCTGGTGGTGATACGTCATCTTCTGGCAACAGCGATGAGGGCACAGGCAGTGAGTCAGGTAATGGTTCATCAGACGAAGAGCAGGATTCTTCAGACGATGGCAACGGGGCGACAACGGAAGATCCATTGATGGAGAAACGCAGCATCAGCGCACTGCAAACGACGATTGATGCACAATCTGTGGTGACCAATGCCGAGTCTATGACCGTCATTGTGAACAAGCAACGTAGTCTGCCTGAAGGGTACGAGCCGGACGATCTGGTGGAGCCGAATGTACCGTTCTCCTTCGACGAACCACACGAGAAGCGGCATATGCGCAAGGAAGCTGCGGAGGCGCTGGAGAAGTTGTTTGCAGGTGCAAAAGCGGATGGCATTGAGCTTCGTGCGGTGTCCGGTTATCGTTCATATCAGCGTCAGGTATCCATCTACAACAACAATGTCAAAACCAAAGGTCAAGAATACACAGATCGCGTGAGCTCTGTGCCAGGCCGAAGCGAACATCAGACGGGTCTTGCCATCGATGTATCGAGTCCGAGTGTGGGCAATGTGCTGGAAGAGGTATTTGGTACATCGAAGGAAGGCCAGTGGTTGGCTGAACATGCTGCAGAATACGGATATGTCATCCGTTATCTGCAAGGTGAAGAAGATACAACAGGATACGTCTATGAGCCTTGGCATATCCGGTACATCGGTACGGATTTGGCGTTGGATGTAGCGAAGAGTGGATTAACTCTGGAAGAATACTTTGATGAGGCTAATATCAAGTTGTAATCCGAATGCTTTATTCTTAAAGATACTAATTTTCCTAAAATTCCTTGAATGTCTGTCCGCGATCTAACCAATGGGCAGCCATTCAGGGATTTTTTTGTGCGTGAATGATGTTGGACTGCTATAATTCATGTTTAATCAGAAGAAGAGACAAATACAACCAAAGCGAGGGACGAGAGAATGAGTAGACAGCAGGTATTTACCGGCTCCCCATGGGAACCGTTGGTGGGATATTGCCGTGCCATCCGTGTAGGGAACCGAATCGAAGTGGCGGGTACAACCGCGATGCAAGATGGTGTAGTTGTTGGGGCAGGTGATCCGTATGCACAGACGAGGTTCGTTTTGCAGACGATCGAGAATGCACTGAAAGAATTGGGAGCTGACATGTCGCATGTGGTGAGAACCCGGATGTTTGTGACCGATATCTCCAGATGGGAGGAAGTTGGCAAGGCACACGGTGAATTTTTTGGACAGATCCAGCCTGTAGCCACCATGGTTGAAGTTAGCGCACTCATTGATCCCTTGTTGATGGTTGAGATTGAAGTGGAAGCGATCGTTGAAGATGAAGTCCAATCCGGCTAATCCTGGCGATGATCTGAGGGTTTCCTAAGGAACACAGGACGTCTTATTTGGCCCTCAGGTCCTCTTTTTAAAATGTAAGGAACATCAGGCAGTTTATTTCCCGAATTTCTCTGATAAAAACGATGTAAAAGGCTATTTATTGTGATATAGCTTGTCTCAGGTTCCTTCAATTTCTGCGAGTGCTTCAAATCCTTGAATAATACGCCTCAGATTCGTTAGCGCTAAGTCCACTTGCTCGTACATTCAGTAGGCAATGCATGTCGTATGCAGCGCACATCGCGCATGCCTGCTCTGGACAAGTCCAGGTACGCTTGGGTTTGAAGCAAGTTTGAAGACGCATTCTACAAACCATAAACCATAAACCAAAAAATAACCTTACCCGTGTCTGTCATAAGACAGGCGGATAAGGTTATTTTGATTAGGCTAGCCGTATAGCTGCTGGCTGGTCATCGTGATGCGTTACACTCATTTACAACACATGCCAGAAGATACATGCGGTTTGCAATATTCAGCATCAGCTTAGCCCGCACTTCTCACTAACCGTATTATTTCGCTTCCAGCTCTGCTGCGGGTGCTTCAACAACCACTTTCCACGCTGTTCCGATCGGAGGCAGGCTGCGTGTCAGCACAGGACTGTAGAACCCAATGACTTTAGTTCCTTTAGTCAGTTCTTCAGCTTTCACCGTCTCTCCTTCGTGGTTCACAAGAAGTGTATCTTTAGCGATATTCAGCACGACATGGTCAGGAGCTGTTTCTGTTAACCGTGTACCTGTGATCTCAATTTGTGAGATGCTGCCCTCAGCTGTTGTTACATTTTCAATCGTACCAGCCGTCCCCAGAACTTCTTTCAATTGTGTTTCAGATTCTGCAGCGTCATCCAGTACAGTGACTTTATAGGTCGGCGTTTGTGGTGGCAGACTGCGTGTTGTAATCTGGGAATGTTCAGCCTCCACGTTCATGCCAATGGTCAGATCGGTTAGTGCAATCTCTTTCCCCTCAACTGAGGTGAATTTAGTCTCATCGCTCAGATTGAGTACAATACCATCCATACCCGCACCGCCAATCTGAATCGATCTATATTCACCATTATTCGTGATTTTGGTAATTACACCATGTTCAGTAACCGTCTTCACGTCCTCTTCACTAGAGATCGTCACCTGATTTCCTGTTGTGTTCACTTGTCCATGTAGTACCTTTTCGGCAAAAGAAGCCGGTACATACAATGTGCCACCTGTGATTTCGGGCGCTGTACCCAGCGTGAGCAGCATTTTATTTACGGAATATTGATCCTTGCCTGTGGTTACTTGTGTCCAGAGAACACCTCGTGTCAGCTCTGCGGATTTGTTTTCTTTATTCCATTTCAGTTCAATACCCAGTGCTTCGGTAAGATCACGCAGCGGGATCATGGCTACTTTACCATCCTTGTTCCAATAACCATCGGAGATGGATGCACCATTCACGGATACGTTTACTGCATCAGCTGCATTACTATTCGCTGAAACGGATGTTTGATGGACTGGCTGTGTGTTGTCCAGTGCTGATGCGTAAGCGGCTCCACCGCCCAGTGCCATGGTTAAAGCCATCAGGGCACTTACTTTTTTCATGTTGTTATTCATCAATAATCATCCCTTCTAATCTGTGTACTGTCGCGGTAAAATCTTCCTTAGGGCCGCGATACATGTTTATAGACGGGACAACTTGATCCATTGTTGCAGTTGGAATGCAATGAATGTAAGCAGCATGTTAGTTTAGTTTTGAAATATCGTATGTATTGCAGGTTATCAGCAGCAAGATCAGGTTAATTTCAGGTAAGTGGCCTAACCTTTGTCCTATTTCACATTCAAGTACGAGGAGGAACGAATTAGATGAGTGATATGTTGGTAGCACTCTATCGTTTGCCGGAACAAGAGAGTGGACTGAGAACGTTGGAGAAATCCTCCATTGTGATTCGAAGAGCCATTGCCCCAGAGAAGCAACTTGTACTGGATTGGGTGAGGTCACATTTTAGCCAGGCTTGGGTGGATGAATGTGATGTCGCTTTTGCGCGTCAGCCCGTATCTTGTTATATTGCGGTTGAGCATGGGAAAATGATCGGTTTTGCCTGTTACGAAGCGACATGTCGCAACTTCTTCGGCCCGACAGGTGTGAGCCAGGATGCGCGGGGCAAAGGTGTTGGCACAGCCCTGTTACTGGCCTGTATGCATGCGATGAAGGCGGACGGTTACGGATATGCCATTATCGGGTCAGCGGGACCTGTGGATTTCTATGCCCGAACGTTGGGTGCTGTGAAGATCGAAAATTCGACGCCGGGTATTTACGAAGGCATGCTGCGGGCAGACTAGACGATAATGAAGTTGTGGAAGTTGTGGAAAAGGAAGGGAGGATGATTATGAGCACGAAACAAATGCTACACATTGGAATGATCGGTACGGGGTCTATCTCGGATCTTCATATGAGGTGTTATGCCAAGAACGAGGATGCTGTCATCTATGCGATCTGCGATCTGAACGAGGAGCGGGCTAAAGCTGCGGCACAGAAGTATGATGCTCAATCCGTGTACACCGATTATCGGGAGATGCTGGAGGACCCGCATGTGGATGCCGTCAGTATCTGTACCTGGAACAATACACACGCGGAATTCGCCATTGCTGCACTGGAGGCAGGCAAGCATGTACTTCTGGAGAAACCGGTCGCAACCAATGTGGAAGATGCACTGCGGATTGAAGAAGCGGTGAAGAAGAGCGGACGTACGTTTATCGTTGGGTTTGTGCGTCGGTATGATAACAATATGCAGATGATGCGCAGATTCATTGATGCCGGGGAGTTTGGTGAACTGTATTATGCCAAAGCTTCCATTCTGCGGCGTCACGGCAATCCAGGCGGTTGGTTCGCTGACAAAAGCCGTTCCGGCGGAGGCCCCCTGATTGATCTAGGCGTACATATCATTGACCAATGCTGGTATCTGATGGGCAGGCCGAAACCTGTTTCGGTCAGTGGTAATACGTATCGGAAGTTGGGCAATCGTGCCCATATCGAAC belongs to Paenibacillus sp. FSL H8-0079 and includes:
- a CDS encoding RidA family protein, which codes for MSRQQVFTGSPWEPLVGYCRAIRVGNRIEVAGTTAMQDGVVVGAGDPYAQTRFVLQTIENALKELGADMSHVVRTRMFVTDISRWEEVGKAHGEFFGQIQPVATMVEVSALIDPLLMVEIEVEAIVEDEVQSG
- a CDS encoding copper amine oxidase N-terminal domain-containing protein; translated protein: MNNNMKKVSALMALTMALGGGAAYASALDNTQPVHQTSVSANSNAADAVNVSVNGASISDGYWNKDGKVAMIPLRDLTEALGIELKWNKENKSAELTRGVLWTQVTTGKDQYSVNKMLLTLGTAPEITGGTLYVPASFAEKVLHGQVNTTGNQVTISSEEDVKTVTEHGVITKITNNGEYRSIQIGGAGMDGIVLNLSDETKFTSVEGKEIALTDLTIGMNVEAEHSQITTRSLPPQTPTYKVTVLDDAAESETQLKEVLGTAGTIENVTTAEGSISQIEITGTRLTETAPDHVVLNIAKDTLLVNHEGETVKAEELTKGTKVIGFYSPVLTRSLPPIGTAWKVVVEAPAAELEAK
- a CDS encoding Gfo/Idh/MocA family oxidoreductase; this encodes MSTKQMLHIGMIGTGSISDLHMRCYAKNEDAVIYAICDLNEERAKAAAQKYDAQSVYTDYREMLEDPHVDAVSICTWNNTHAEFAIAALEAGKHVLLEKPVATNVEDALRIEEAVKKSGRTFIVGFVRRYDNNMQMMRRFIDAGEFGELYYAKASILRRHGNPGGWFADKSRSGGGPLIDLGVHIIDQCWYLMGRPKPVSVSGNTYRKLGNRAHIEHLSFYKAADYSAAVNDVEDMANALIRFENGASLAVDVSFTLHARGDESSVKLYGERGGFELEPETLIVTEKNNTILNIEPQTDNTGLHIHSAFQNQIDHFVDCCLNGTEPISPIADGVASTRMLCGIYESAEKGQEIRLD
- a CDS encoding M15 family metallopeptidase encodes the protein MKSRTGRQRRMAVMLSSLMICGAMLAACQNGAEESQDPNGTGNTQQESDGTTVHFTEDKGTDGDNAGGDTSSSGNSDEGTGSESGNGSSDEEQDSSDDGNGATTEDPLMEKRSISALQTTIDAQSVVTNAESMTVIVNKQRSLPEGYEPDDLVEPNVPFSFDEPHEKRHMRKEAAEALEKLFAGAKADGIELRAVSGYRSYQRQVSIYNNNVKTKGQEYTDRVSSVPGRSEHQTGLAIDVSSPSVGNVLEEVFGTSKEGQWLAEHAAEYGYVIRYLQGEEDTTGYVYEPWHIRYIGTDLALDVAKSGLTLEEYFDEANIKL
- a CDS encoding GNAT family N-acetyltransferase, with protein sequence MSDMLVALYRLPEQESGLRTLEKSSIVIRRAIAPEKQLVLDWVRSHFSQAWVDECDVAFARQPVSCYIAVEHGKMIGFACYEATCRNFFGPTGVSQDARGKGVGTALLLACMHAMKADGYGYAIIGSAGPVDFYARTLGAVKIENSTPGIYEGMLRAD
- a CDS encoding DEAD/DEAH box helicase — encoded protein: MMQSLYGVWLGDVFFCFSGETSEPRVDAWSHVVRRLNFGDGGRLFQPAALRLAELRWPNPLRNTAEAKNTKRRQLLGRTLEGLAVSPKDAFRLLLQWDDRLLNAAGIQVGEEMRYWIKAAQFTQELLLRGAIAPSAEFAAKTGARRRTGQETLTGVWRPRLEQEEDIERFRDLAEAMPPIGLAAPGAYASLEPETREEAGAAVLFSFMSGMIHAVVTSELEGMDSELSRYRTPYRRGSSPVAELWWNSLISMFRPVTVQGPTDDMTAFIHTLQEAGGTTMPIVGAEEMAPAEGQLKLVLRLEPPLGEHETIWGISFWVDSEQETSLRLPVRTVWAHPERDLDRGKVLYTSAAEQLLMALGHAAELAPELETALLTARPEGIKLEQQGFFEFLTHAVPRLQKAGITVLMPSKWSRAGKRRAGLRLQMLNRGNERLPGATSALGMEQLVAFKAEPMLDGKPVTAEELAALAESTVPYVMFRGEWIEVDTKEIRQVLRYMKKEEEQYMPLSEWLHLAADEGEDSAWKGLSVFGAESDGLLAFLLDGQVLRSIEPRQVPAELHGELRPYQERGYQWLSAMRELGFGVCLADDMGLGKTIQVITCLLDRKHEERQAAEEEARENDMLNEADDSFTAAEHTNVQPVHLPALIVCPTSLLGNWQRELKRFAPDLSLYIHHGGQRLHGTEFQAEAQTHDIVLTTYHLAGRDGPDLASLHWSTIVLDEAQYIKNYRTKQAQSVMRLSTLHRIAMTGTPVENRLSELWSIFQFLNPGYLGTASSFRQRYTGLGPSEENAASLRELHRLVSPFMLRRLKSDPDIRKDLPEKLELKSYCSLTPEQTVLYQRVVDDLMGGLDGRNGIARKGIVLSSLTKLKQICDHPVLADSNRKDHGKAEASGKMERLLELLDAIRDNGESALIFTQYVAMGDLLVSRLKQRYEEEPYFLHGGVSKSQRDDMVETFQKGEGPSMFVLSLRAGGVGLNLTRASHVVHYDRWWNPAVENQATDRVFRIGQNRNVQVHKLICQGTLEERIDELIESKKALSEQVVGSGENWLTEMSDDELRGLISLQGETWL